Proteins from a genomic interval of Paenibacillus lentus:
- a CDS encoding pentapeptide repeat-containing protein, which translates to MGTIPPQSLDYWRREQVDPFHVYMVHAVRYAVEHLISLPSYQELAKDTQFEICVGEYGDIDLSESVYCCNSQQKSSTAYKQWLGKKLDHEYAYEHIADVDISDGHYEGIQLNFTRLERVNLSGSHLQSSYLLSSKFEACDCSEVDFYGSVMFDASFRGCNLERACFDEITGGRDVMNENYGLMFGIHGVQFQGANLRAASFQNAVIAGDFRGALLEGIDFTGADLAGSKMLSRDQSLVSLSESQRQSIVWVEE; encoded by the coding sequence ATGGGAACTATTCCACCGCAATCATTGGATTACTGGAGAAGGGAACAAGTGGACCCATTTCATGTGTATATGGTTCATGCCGTGCGATATGCAGTGGAACACTTAATATCCCTTCCTTCCTACCAGGAGCTTGCTAAAGACACGCAATTCGAAATTTGCGTAGGTGAGTATGGAGATATTGACTTGAGCGAATCTGTTTACTGCTGTAACAGCCAGCAGAAATCATCGACGGCCTATAAACAGTGGTTAGGTAAAAAGCTGGATCATGAATATGCCTATGAGCATATCGCGGATGTGGATATTTCTGATGGCCATTACGAGGGGATTCAACTTAATTTCACGAGACTTGAGAGGGTCAATCTTTCAGGCAGTCATTTACAGAGCAGCTATTTATTAAGCAGCAAATTTGAAGCGTGTGATTGTTCGGAAGTTGATTTTTACGGCAGCGTTATGTTTGATGCTTCCTTTAGAGGATGCAACTTGGAGCGAGCTTGTTTTGACGAAATTACTGGTGGGCGTGACGTGATGAACGAAAACTATGGACTTATGTTTGGCATTCATGGCGTTCAATTCCAAGGCGCTAATTTGCGAGCAGCTAGTTTTCAAAATGCAGTTATCGCTGGTGATTTTAGAGGGGCATTGCTGGAGGGAATCGATTTTACCGGAGCAGATCTAGCAGGAAGCAAGATGTTAAGCCGTGATCAATCTCTAGTCTCACTATCTGAGAGCCAGCGGCAATCTATCGTTTGGGTAGAGGAGTGA
- a CDS encoding deaminase domain-containing protein: protein MKLWRDIDGFQIELPYDLSTVRSFRIVRKFNDHARCYISTTMSEEQADLCLRNGTYRDSLLIRKSTEQGNDYLFAGGVSNIDIQMEDGIPHVTIEGLSRTFEMDRHLESRSFQNKYLTYTDLIRQIANLYPGGDAQNEATSPEATIGQLIVQYEETNWQFLKRLASRIGTVILPDVVMDAPRVYFGVPDFSWGKVIRSHHYSIIKDRENFLDIQANSDASSALGESDFVSYRVHTNQYCQVGDNVSFKGQMWVVTESVITYESGLIYYEYVLVQRAALRRKVRTNRAIQGVALEGRVMKRGNNMVKVHLDIDHDPDERGNWWFPYSPEGNNIFHCMPEEGARIKVYFPEGTEKKAIAINSVRGKNDEMKSRTVFQKPTTKVFHMPGDAKMELGEDGVLFEKNTVSLTLDRNDISLQATESILVVASKEIELGGQNMPEHIKLVANKTITFFTNTEHYMEIRPEYVGIRGKKVNFEKVEMDFLDMLTDEELEKLYVDHEYSKVAKKRAEAMSNVPAGTYIMPSWTEEDNQKIMDDATARFRDPATRTDAKESLRGLGNKELKKRYQEKILPPPPKQEAKSKKERAQEKQEYAEYYQNYIDKRSGKKAPTPKQPSNSWEALNQQILIDKLKSRKENQAKDNEILRGFVDVSRARSDSAEWQERWKEDRLNRLIPLVPDYLSKKPDEGIYLSRFTFEELVRKKQKMMTELNLMFGVVAVVGAFFTAGGSLYLLAIANGVWGVAQIGVSTMQLRDLNNGEITEANFLGINQEMLDATGVMLGVVDLAILTNAVLKGANTAANARYVKGIDQVSPPKTRVDGIIGASKDLDLENLAKKSLAKEHPDIDGYLKNEKELLEAIEKKKISQHESLGVMGKTGSKPAPKPEPEPKPGIDPPKGSTPYEHRYTRDPDTDEIIDFEWVTTRQVDLINDKELLLAASKFKGNLSNTVLKSGKGNFSYTKVELDIELPKKEYYAHSQVEKHSGNPNIKDISGLPDDPIFEATTAPNALGIESLRIDDTEYKILNEIAKDLGNNTNARGKIIMFTEKDTCGSCNYIISQFTEKFKNIEIEVIHNQGNPIAPIKETGG from the coding sequence ATGAAATTATGGCGTGATATAGATGGTTTTCAAATTGAATTGCCATATGATCTATCAACTGTCCGTAGTTTCCGGATTGTTAGGAAGTTTAATGATCATGCCCGCTGTTATATTTCAACGACTATGTCTGAAGAACAAGCCGACTTATGCTTAAGGAATGGTACATATCGGGATAGCTTACTGATTCGTAAATCTACTGAGCAGGGGAATGACTACCTGTTTGCAGGCGGAGTCTCCAACATCGATATTCAGATGGAAGATGGGATTCCTCATGTGACAATAGAAGGTCTATCGCGAACCTTTGAAATGGATCGCCATTTGGAGAGTCGTTCCTTTCAGAACAAGTATCTGACGTATACGGATTTGATTCGGCAAATTGCTAATCTATACCCTGGAGGGGATGCACAGAATGAAGCGACGTCCCCCGAAGCGACGATTGGTCAGCTCATTGTGCAGTATGAAGAGACGAATTGGCAGTTTTTAAAAAGGCTGGCATCACGGATCGGTACGGTAATCCTTCCTGATGTGGTTATGGATGCGCCTCGGGTTTATTTTGGCGTACCTGATTTCTCTTGGGGGAAAGTTATTCGCTCCCATCATTATTCGATCATTAAAGATCGGGAGAACTTTCTTGATATTCAGGCGAATTCGGATGCGAGCTCAGCTTTGGGGGAATCCGATTTTGTCAGTTACCGGGTACATACGAACCAGTACTGCCAGGTGGGGGACAATGTTTCCTTTAAGGGACAGATGTGGGTGGTTACGGAATCCGTGATTACCTATGAGTCTGGGTTAATCTATTATGAATATGTACTCGTACAGCGCGCAGCGCTTCGGCGTAAAGTAAGGACGAATCGTGCGATCCAAGGTGTTGCTCTTGAAGGACGCGTTATGAAACGTGGTAACAACATGGTTAAGGTACATTTGGATATTGATCATGACCCAGACGAACGAGGAAATTGGTGGTTCCCGTATTCGCCGGAAGGCAATAACATCTTCCACTGTATGCCGGAGGAAGGGGCGCGTATCAAAGTTTATTTTCCGGAGGGGACGGAGAAAAAGGCGATTGCCATCAATTCGGTACGTGGCAAAAACGATGAGATGAAGTCGCGAACTGTCTTCCAGAAGCCGACCACAAAGGTGTTTCACATGCCTGGAGATGCGAAAATGGAACTTGGTGAAGATGGTGTTCTATTCGAGAAAAATACCGTCAGTTTAACTCTGGATAGGAACGATATTTCATTACAAGCCACGGAATCAATACTCGTGGTAGCATCCAAGGAAATCGAGCTAGGCGGCCAAAATATGCCGGAACATATCAAGCTCGTGGCTAACAAGACGATTACCTTCTTCACGAATACGGAACATTATATGGAGATCCGGCCGGAGTATGTGGGGATTAGAGGGAAGAAAGTGAATTTCGAGAAGGTCGAGATGGACTTTCTGGATATGCTTACGGATGAAGAGTTAGAGAAGTTGTATGTGGATCATGAATACTCTAAAGTTGCGAAAAAAAGGGCGGAAGCAATGAGCAATGTTCCGGCGGGCACTTATATTATGCCGAGCTGGACAGAAGAAGACAATCAAAAAATTATGGACGATGCTACTGCGCGTTTCAGAGATCCGGCAACCAGAACCGATGCCAAAGAATCGCTAAGAGGGCTAGGAAATAAGGAGTTAAAGAAACGATACCAGGAAAAGATTCTACCGCCGCCCCCAAAACAGGAAGCTAAATCGAAGAAGGAAAGAGCCCAGGAAAAACAAGAATATGCAGAGTACTATCAAAACTACATAGACAAACGAAGTGGCAAGAAGGCGCCAACTCCTAAGCAGCCAAGTAATTCGTGGGAAGCTTTAAACCAACAAATACTAATAGATAAATTGAAGTCGCGTAAAGAGAATCAAGCTAAAGATAATGAGATTTTACGGGGATTTGTGGATGTATCGCGAGCCAGGTCTGACTCGGCAGAGTGGCAGGAGCGCTGGAAAGAAGATCGGTTAAATCGCCTTATTCCACTGGTACCTGATTATCTTAGCAAAAAACCGGATGAGGGAATTTATCTTTCACGTTTTACCTTTGAGGAGCTAGTAAGAAAGAAGCAAAAAATGATGACAGAACTCAACTTAATGTTTGGAGTCGTTGCTGTCGTAGGCGCTTTTTTCACCGCAGGAGGCTCGTTATATCTATTAGCTATAGCCAACGGGGTTTGGGGCGTTGCTCAAATTGGTGTCAGTACAATGCAACTGAGGGATTTGAATAATGGGGAAATTACAGAGGCTAATTTCCTTGGAATCAATCAGGAAATGCTGGATGCGACGGGGGTAATGCTAGGAGTAGTAGATCTTGCGATATTGACAAATGCAGTACTAAAAGGAGCCAATACAGCGGCCAATGCTAGATATGTGAAGGGAATCGACCAGGTTTCTCCACCTAAAACTCGCGTAGATGGTATCATAGGAGCTTCTAAGGATTTAGACTTGGAGAATCTGGCCAAAAAATCTTTGGCAAAAGAGCATCCTGACATTGATGGATATTTGAAGAATGAGAAGGAATTGCTTGAAGCTATAGAGAAAAAGAAAATAAGTCAACATGAATCTCTAGGGGTGATGGGGAAAACAGGATCAAAACCAGCGCCGAAGCCAGAACCAGAACCAAAACCAGGGATTGATCCGCCAAAAGGATCGACGCCATATGAACACAGATACACTCGTGATCCAGATACAGATGAAATCATCGATTTTGAGTGGGTCACAACAAGACAAGTAGATCTAATTAATGATAAGGAATTATTATTAGCAGCATCTAAATTTAAAGGAAATCTATCCAATACAGTATTGAAAAGTGGAAAAGGAAACTTTTCTTATACAAAGGTTGAATTGGATATAGAATTACCAAAAAAAGAATACTATGCCCACAGTCAAGTGGAAAAACACTCTGGAAACCCAAATATAAAAGACATATCTGGACTTCCAGACGATCCTATCTTCGAAGCCACAACTGCACCTAATGCACTTGGTATTGAGTCTTTAAGGATTGACGATACAGAATATAAGATATTAAATGAAATAGCAAAGGATCTAGGGAACAATACAAATGCAAGAGGGAAAATAATCATGTTCACAGAGAAGGATACTTGTGGTAGTTGTAATTACATCATCAGTCAGTTTACAGAAAAGTTTAAGAACATTGAAATTGAAGTAATTCATAATCAAGGAAATCCTATCGCACCAATAAAAGAAACGGGAGGTTAA
- a CDS encoding DUF4280 domain-containing protein, protein MKLDNIYTSFLKQSTISELMNAPWRTESKRETYVTRGAYMYCTRGTHEEVLNKLEPNGVYINQSPMMTVKDCVPSSSEEKTFLGYPIEELKGEMDGNFYSFGFCRSPLNPMKIAHVETGNSGSNYLFNYDPDTKVLPYGEEHKIFPCVPKLMPHLQPTPMGYAMGLNSSSLNLMNGVSNIGAMMAGLAKPSDGVEWDNGSSNVMIEGVPALTTKSCLTCKYGGKIQLLTNGMEPTPPEFLER, encoded by the coding sequence GTGAAACTGGATAATATTTATACCAGCTTTTTAAAACAAAGCACGATAAGTGAATTAATGAACGCCCCATGGAGGACGGAAAGCAAGCGGGAAACCTATGTAACTCGAGGAGCTTACATGTATTGTACGAGGGGAACCCATGAAGAAGTGTTAAATAAGCTTGAACCTAATGGGGTGTACATTAATCAAAGTCCAATGATGACTGTGAAGGACTGTGTGCCTTCAAGTTCAGAAGAAAAAACCTTTCTGGGATATCCTATTGAGGAGCTTAAGGGTGAAATGGATGGGAACTTTTATTCATTTGGATTTTGCCGTAGCCCGCTAAATCCAATGAAAATAGCTCATGTCGAGACAGGTAATTCCGGATCAAATTATTTATTCAATTACGATCCTGACACTAAAGTGCTGCCATACGGCGAAGAACATAAGATTTTTCCATGTGTTCCTAAATTAATGCCTCACTTACAGCCAACGCCAATGGGGTATGCCATGGGTCTAAATAGTAGTAGCTTAAATTTAATGAACGGAGTTTCTAATATTGGAGCAATGATGGCGGGTTTAGCCAAACCATCGGATGGAGTAGAGTGGGACAACGGAAGCTCTAATGTCATGATCGAGGGAGTACCTGCTCTTACCACAAAATCCTGCTTAACTTGCAAGTATGGAGGAAAGATTCAACTCTTAACGAACGGAATGGAACCAACGCCTCCTGAATTTCTAGAAAGATAA